A part of Vulpes vulpes isolate BD-2025 chromosome 15, VulVul3, whole genome shotgun sequence genomic DNA contains:
- the B3GALT5 gene encoding beta-1,3-galactosyltransferase 5, which produces MGILSFDVLTTRMAYLKMRFVYISLVVLGALCLYFSMYGLIPFKGQPFVFKKERGSFLQLPDINCRQDPPFLVLLVTSSHEQVFVRTVIRNTWGKERDVLGRPIKTFFLLGATASKDLSKVVAQESQRHRDIIQKDFVDAYFNLTLKTMMGIEWIHRFCPQATFVMKTDSDMFVNVYYLTELLLKKNRTTRFFTGFLKLNEFPIRDKANKWFVSKYEYPWDKYPPFCSGTGYVFSGDVASQVYDVSDSVPFIKLEDVFVGLCLAKLKIRLEELHSEQTFFPNGLPFSTCRFKKIVACHFVKPRNMLSYWQALENSPGEECPAV; this is translated from the exons ATGGGCATTTTATCATTTGACGTCCTCACAacaagg ATGGCTTACCTGAAGATGCGGTTCGTGTACATCTCGCTGGTGGTCCTGGGAGCCCTCTGTTTGTATTTTAGCATGTACGGTCTGATTCCCTTTAAAGGCCAGCCATttgttttcaagaaagaaagaggcagctTCCTCCAGCTTCCAGATATCAACTGCAGGCAGGATCCCCCCTTCCTTGTCCTGCTGGTGACCTCATCCCACGAACAGGTGTTTGTTCGCACGGTCATCCGCAACACATGGGGAAAAGAAAGGGACGTGCTTGGGAGGCCAATCAAAACCTTCTTCCTTCTGGGAGCCACAGCCAGTAAGGACCTGTCCAAAGTGGTGGCGCAGGAAAGCCAGCGGCATCGCGACATCATCCAGAAGGATTTTGTGGACGCTTACTTCAACCTGACCCTGAAGACCATGATGGGCATAGAGTGGATCCACCGCTTCTGTCCTCAGGCGACGTTTGTGATGAAAACGGACTCGGACATGTTTGTCAACGTCTACTACCTGACCGAGCTGCTTCTCAAGAAGAACAGAACCACTCGGTTTTTCACCGGCTTCTTAAAACTGAACGAGTTTCCCATTAGGGACAAGGCCAACAAGTGGTTTGTCAGTAAATACGAATACCCATGGGATAAGTACCCGCCCTTTTGCTCGGGCACCGGCTACGTGTTCTCCGGTGATGTTGCGAGTCAGGTGTACGACGTCTCCGACAGCGTCCCCTTCATCAAGCTCGAAGACGTCTTTGTGGGACTCTGCCTGGCCAAGCTGAAAATCAGGCTGGAGGAACTTCACTCCGAGCAGACCTTTTTCCCAAACGGGTTACCCTTTTCCACGTGTCGTTTTAAGAAGATTGTGGCCTGCCATTTCGTCAAGCCTCGCAACATGCTGAGCTACTGGCAGGCTCTGGAGAATTCTCCGGGAGAGGAGTGTCCAGCTGTCTGA